One Maribacter dokdonensis DSW-8 genomic region harbors:
- the hemW gene encoding radical SAM family heme chaperone HemW, which produces MSGIYIHIPFCKQACHYCDFHFSTTMGKKEAMVKALCKELELRKAEFLGEQVATIYFGGGTPSVLETEEIEQLIAAVREYYDVVDNPEITLEANPDDLSEEKILQLAASPINRLSIGIQSFFEEDLKLMNRAHNALEAEKCLQLASAHFDNISIDLIYGMPNMTLDRWKQNIDKALSFGIPHISSYALTVEPKTALAKFVEDGLITPATDEETQEHFNVLNETLLSAGFDCYEISNFGKPGYYSQNNSAYWQQKKYIGVGPSAHSFDGVQRGWNINNNPKYIKSIAQNILPMEVEVLSSTDKYNEYVMTGLRTIWGVSLSRISTEFGLKYKEYVLLQADKFIAEHLLFVDGDILKTTKKGMFLADGIAADLFMVNLK; this is translated from the coding sequence ATGAGCGGAATCTACATCCACATCCCATTTTGCAAGCAGGCTTGCCATTATTGCGATTTTCATTTTTCTACTACAATGGGGAAGAAAGAAGCAATGGTGAAGGCATTGTGTAAAGAGCTGGAATTGCGCAAAGCCGAATTTTTAGGTGAACAGGTAGCTACTATTTATTTTGGTGGTGGTACACCTTCGGTCTTAGAGACGGAAGAGATTGAACAACTGATTGCTGCGGTTCGGGAATATTATGATGTTGTGGATAACCCGGAAATTACCTTAGAAGCGAATCCTGATGATTTATCCGAAGAGAAAATACTACAATTAGCAGCTAGCCCAATTAATAGATTGAGTATTGGCATTCAATCTTTTTTTGAGGAGGATTTAAAGTTGATGAACCGTGCGCATAACGCTCTGGAAGCTGAAAAGTGTTTGCAATTGGCAAGCGCACATTTCGATAATATTTCAATTGACCTTATTTACGGAATGCCTAATATGACCTTAGATCGGTGGAAACAAAATATTGATAAAGCACTAAGTTTCGGTATTCCTCATATTTCAAGTTATGCCTTAACAGTTGAGCCAAAAACGGCATTGGCGAAATTTGTTGAAGACGGGTTGATTACACCCGCTACCGACGAAGAAACTCAAGAGCATTTCAACGTATTGAATGAAACCTTATTGTCAGCAGGATTTGATTGCTACGAAATTTCCAACTTTGGGAAACCCGGTTATTACTCCCAAAACAATTCTGCCTACTGGCAACAGAAAAAGTATATAGGTGTTGGTCCTTCCGCACATTCTTTTGACGGTGTGCAACGTGGGTGGAATATCAATAACAACCCCAAATACATAAAATCCATAGCACAGAACATATTGCCTATGGAGGTTGAGGTACTTTCTTCGACCGATAAGTATAACGAGTATGTGATGACAGGCTTGCGTACTATATGGGGAGTTTCCTTATCTAGAATTTCAACCGAATTCGGACTTAAATACAAAGAGTACGTTTTATTGCAAGCTGATAAATTTATAGCAGAACACTTGCTGTTTGTGGATGGTGATATTTTGAAAACCACTAAAAAAGGCATGTTTTTAGCCGATGGTATTGCGGCAGATCTGTTTATGGTGAATTTGAAATAG
- a CDS encoding four helix bundle protein, translated as MNNENPLLSKSYDFALKIVKLYQELTKKKREYVLSKQLLRAGTSIGANIAEANGAISKPDFSSKISIAYKESLETKYWLSLLKDSEYIELSIANGLIEKADELSKIMFAILKSTRIKNK; from the coding sequence ATGAATAATGAAAATCCTCTTTTGAGTAAGTCTTATGATTTTGCTTTAAAAATTGTCAAACTATATCAAGAACTTACTAAGAAAAAGAGGGAATATGTTTTATCTAAACAACTTTTAAGAGCAGGGACATCTATTGGAGCTAATATTGCAGAAGCTAACGGAGCAATTTCAAAACCAGATTTTTCTTCTAAGATTTCAATAGCTTATAAAGAAAGCCTAGAGACTAAATATTGGTTAAGCCTTTTAAAGGATTCAGAATATATTGAATTGTCAATTGCGAATGGGTTAATTGAAAAAGCTGATGAGCTTTCTAAAATTATGTTCGCTATACTTAAATCTACAAGAATTAAAAATAAGTGA
- the ruvC gene encoding crossover junction endodeoxyribonuclease RuvC: protein MANEKIILGIDPGTTIMGFGLIKVVGKKMEFVQMNELLLQKYNDPYTKLKLIFERTIELIDTYHPDEIAIEAPFFGKNVQSMLKLGRAQGVAMAAGLSRQIPITEYLPKKIKMAITGNGNASKEQVARMLQSVLGLKTLPKNLDSTDGLAAAVCHFYNESRIDVVGKSYSGWDAFVKQNEKRVKK, encoded by the coding sequence TTGGCGAACGAAAAAATAATTTTGGGTATTGACCCTGGTACTACCATTATGGGTTTTGGTCTCATTAAAGTGGTGGGTAAAAAAATGGAGTTTGTTCAAATGAACGAATTGCTTCTACAAAAGTATAACGACCCATATACCAAATTGAAGCTGATTTTTGAACGAACCATAGAACTTATAGATACCTATCACCCAGACGAAATTGCGATCGAAGCTCCTTTCTTTGGTAAGAACGTACAGTCAATGTTAAAGCTTGGTAGAGCACAAGGTGTTGCCATGGCAGCCGGACTCTCACGTCAAATTCCTATTACGGAATATCTTCCCAAAAAAATAAAAATGGCCATTACCGGTAATGGTAACGCAAGTAAAGAACAAGTGGCAAGAATGCTGCAAAGTGTATTAGGACTTAAAACACTCCCTAAAAACCTAGATAGCACGGACGGACTAGCTGCTGCCGTTTGTCATTTTTATAATGAAAGCAGAATTGATGTTGTCGGTAAAAGCTACTCTGGCTGGGATGCATTCGTGAAGCAGAATGAGAAACGTGTTAAGAAGTAA
- a CDS encoding energy transducer TonB gives MKRVIYFLVLILISSCSFFDSKQKRTQELINEELRHIDWNSVDSYPFFYSCDEAVTKDQQKICFEETLISHFQETLNDFEFTLTDKESETVDVIFVIDTLGRIRVSNIEKNVLVLDQMPEFDGVVTQSLKNLPKLAPAIKRGIPVNTKYRIPIQLKTN, from the coding sequence ATGAAACGAGTTATCTATTTTCTTGTGTTAATTCTTATAAGTTCTTGTTCGTTCTTTGATTCTAAACAAAAAAGAACGCAAGAACTTATTAATGAAGAATTACGCCATATAGATTGGAACAGTGTAGATTCTTATCCTTTTTTCTATAGCTGTGATGAGGCAGTAACCAAAGACCAACAGAAAATTTGCTTTGAAGAAACCTTGATTTCCCATTTTCAAGAAACATTAAATGATTTTGAATTTACCTTAACGGATAAGGAAAGTGAAACCGTTGATGTCATCTTTGTAATAGATACTTTGGGAAGGATAAGAGTGTCCAACATAGAAAAGAATGTATTGGTACTAGATCAAATGCCAGAATTTGACGGTGTGGTTACCCAAAGCTTAAAGAATCTTCCTAAACTTGCACCCGCTATAAAAAGGGGAATTCCGGTAAATACCAAATACCGTATACCCATTCAATTAAAAACAAACTAA
- a CDS encoding tetratricopeptide repeat protein, translating to MNRLFIVILLMLIAKVEAQSSVLTLADSLYSIGNYSKAINEYSKVGGLSAALQIARSYNAVGNYEKAITQYQYVVEEDVENQLAQFELGKLLLKVNRFEEAKSVFTNLSNLNTTNPEFQFYLGEVNRHLEVTDVSIKQYKKAIKLDSTHLRSLFQLAKHYTIKQERDNALKYILQGLRYYENDVSLINLHALVLFNDYQYEKAIPWFEKVLELGEDKDYVYEKLAFSYNRNWEFSKAKKAYHILIKRDDTNSQTYFDLASVYQKESKLDSAKIYINKAMEVQKPIFANGYNRLAEIAREQKDIKSAFELYEKAHHEDRANVRIYYNLVTTYDQFGADLQKKLAYYQIFLKRYPNEHPYYYEMVRKRISELKSEIHFTKD from the coding sequence ATGAATCGACTTTTTATAGTAATTCTATTGATGCTAATTGCTAAAGTCGAAGCCCAATCTTCGGTCTTAACTCTTGCCGATAGTTTATATTCAATAGGTAATTATTCTAAGGCAATTAACGAGTATTCTAAAGTTGGCGGACTTTCTGCTGCGCTACAGATTGCAAGAAGTTACAATGCCGTTGGAAATTATGAGAAAGCTATTACACAGTATCAATATGTAGTTGAGGAAGATGTTGAAAATCAACTCGCACAATTTGAACTTGGGAAATTATTGCTGAAAGTAAATAGGTTTGAAGAGGCAAAATCAGTGTTTACAAATTTGTCCAATCTCAATACAACTAATCCGGAATTTCAATTTTATTTGGGGGAAGTCAACCGTCATTTAGAGGTAACGGATGTAAGTATAAAGCAATACAAAAAAGCAATTAAATTAGATAGTACACATCTAAGAAGTCTTTTTCAACTTGCAAAACATTACACAATAAAGCAAGAGCGAGACAATGCTTTAAAGTATATTTTACAAGGATTGCGTTATTATGAGAATGATGTCTCGCTCATTAATTTACATGCGTTGGTTCTCTTTAACGATTATCAATATGAAAAGGCTATTCCATGGTTTGAAAAGGTTTTAGAATTAGGGGAGGACAAAGATTATGTGTACGAGAAATTAGCTTTTTCGTATAACAGAAATTGGGAATTTAGTAAAGCAAAAAAAGCTTATCATATTTTGATAAAAAGAGACGATACCAATTCACAGACGTATTTTGACCTTGCGAGTGTTTATCAGAAAGAAAGCAAATTAGACAGCGCTAAAATTTATATTAACAAAGCAATGGAAGTTCAAAAACCGATTTTTGCTAATGGTTACAATCGATTGGCAGAAATAGCACGCGAGCAAAAAGATATTAAATCTGCTTTTGAACTTTATGAAAAGGCTCACCATGAAGATAGGGCTAACGTTCGAATTTATTACAATTTAGTCACTACCTACGATCAATTTGGTGCCGACTTACAAAAGAAACTAGCCTATTATCAAATTTTCTTAAAGCGATATCCAAACGAACATCCATATTACTATGAAATGGTCAGAAAGCGTATTTCTGAATTAAAGTCAGAAATCCATTTTACGAAAGATTAA
- a CDS encoding M56 family metallopeptidase: protein MIQYILECIAFQLLFLVVYDFYLKKETFFQWNRLYLLGTFALSLILPWVKIEAFKQQVPQTFAPYPEYLWKLQNEAVVAQVQESSGWNITWQEGILYGGMLVAMVLFGLKIRQLYLLRRSGERVVFPLFTQIIITNSSIAFSFFTSIFIGDKVLKMKHDTIIAHELVHIKQGHTYDLLFFEFMRVVGWFNPLVYVYQNRISELHEFIADAQVSKEHQSEHYEQLLAQVFQTEHISFINQFFTKSLIKKRIVMLQKSKSKKVWQLKYLLLVPMVFGMLLYTSCEMDKTTTDGQGLTKSDELLMAEVKAEIEKNNLDINYITTSGLLEKYNDPETTISKYEFFQYGVLQSTMLKNVQEGWAKDHPEEEALNIAFMLPSTERYNNFVSQRKAYKLLDNDLKSSVKAFGKDIAFYDNGLGAYPSDFLEYKVSNTSKLSSNELQKFNELLVSLENEPDYLTNIILSDDSNVFLIKTEIKDLRGSIESRSVEIVSEEEFEDMDNVNVAFAIVEEVPVFPGCENADDKRACFNEKIQKHISKHFNYPQAAIDANIEGRVSTLFTISSEGTIENIKMRGPDKLLEDEVERIIKRLPQMTPGKQSGKPVNVPFSIPVQFKLQEDSDSANVDDKKYIYDNDVPFSVVDEVPIFPGCEDVDDKRACFNEKIQKHISKHFNYPKAAIDANIEGRVSSMFMISSEGTIENIKMRGPDKLLEDEVERIIKRLPQMTPGKQSGKAVNVPFSIPVNFKLQ, encoded by the coding sequence ATGATACAGTATATTTTGGAGTGCATCGCCTTTCAACTTCTTTTCTTGGTTGTTTATGATTTTTACTTGAAGAAGGAAACCTTTTTTCAGTGGAACAGGTTATATCTGTTAGGAACGTTTGCATTGTCTTTGATTCTGCCTTGGGTAAAAATAGAAGCTTTTAAGCAACAGGTTCCACAAACATTTGCTCCATATCCTGAGTATTTATGGAAATTGCAAAATGAAGCTGTTGTAGCGCAGGTTCAAGAATCATCGGGCTGGAATATTACTTGGCAAGAAGGTATTCTTTATGGTGGAATGCTTGTAGCAATGGTGTTATTTGGATTAAAAATTAGACAATTATACCTTTTAAGAAGGAGCGGAGAGAGGGTTGTTTTTCCATTATTTACTCAAATTATAATCACAAATAGTAGCATAGCTTTTTCATTCTTTACATCGATTTTTATTGGAGACAAGGTGTTGAAAATGAAACATGATACCATAATTGCCCATGAATTGGTACATATAAAACAAGGGCACACGTATGATTTATTGTTCTTTGAGTTTATGCGAGTTGTAGGCTGGTTTAATCCGCTGGTGTACGTATATCAAAATCGTATTTCAGAATTGCATGAATTTATTGCCGATGCTCAAGTATCAAAAGAGCACCAATCAGAACATTATGAGCAGTTATTGGCTCAGGTTTTTCAAACCGAACATATATCATTCATCAATCAATTTTTTACTAAATCATTAATCAAAAAACGAATCGTCATGTTACAAAAATCAAAATCAAAGAAAGTATGGCAGTTGAAGTATTTGCTACTAGTACCAATGGTGTTTGGAATGCTTCTATATACTAGTTGCGAAATGGATAAGACCACAACGGATGGTCAAGGTTTAACTAAAAGTGATGAACTGTTAATGGCAGAGGTAAAGGCGGAGATAGAAAAGAATAATTTGGATATAAATTATATAACCACCTCTGGGTTATTAGAAAAATACAATGACCCAGAAACAACCATATCTAAATATGAATTTTTTCAATATGGGGTATTGCAAAGTACAATGTTAAAAAACGTTCAGGAAGGATGGGCAAAAGATCATCCGGAAGAGGAAGCTCTTAATATTGCTTTTATGTTACCATCTACAGAACGGTATAATAATTTTGTAAGTCAAAGAAAAGCATATAAATTATTAGATAATGACTTAAAATCATCGGTTAAAGCATTTGGAAAGGATATTGCTTTTTATGATAACGGTTTAGGGGCTTATCCATCAGATTTTCTTGAATATAAAGTAAGTAATACATCGAAGCTTAGTTCAAATGAATTGCAAAAATTCAATGAATTGTTAGTTAGTTTAGAAAATGAACCTGATTATTTAACGAATATCATTCTTTCTGATGACTCAAATGTTTTTTTAATAAAGACCGAAATTAAAGATTTAAGGGGAAGTATTGAGTCTCGAAGTGTGGAGATTGTAAGCGAAGAAGAATTTGAAGATATGGATAATGTCAATGTTGCTTTTGCAATAGTAGAGGAAGTTCCTGTTTTTCCCGGTTGTGAAAATGCAGATGACAAACGAGCTTGCTTTAATGAGAAAATTCAAAAACACATTAGTAAGCATTTTAACTATCCGCAAGCTGCTATAGATGCTAATATTGAGGGGCGAGTAAGTACATTGTTCACCATTTCTTCAGAAGGAACTATAGAGAATATTAAAATGCGAGGTCCAGATAAGTTATTGGAAGATGAGGTGGAGCGTATTATAAAAAGATTACCACAGATGACTCCAGGAAAGCAATCGGGTAAACCTGTGAATGTACCTTTTTCGATTCCGGTTCAATTTAAACTACAAGAGGATAGTGATAGTGCTAATGTTGATGATAAAAAATACATTTATGATAATGATGTACCTTTCAGTGTAGTTGATGAAGTTCCAATTTTCCCTGGCTGTGAAGATGTAGACGATAAGCGCGCTTGCTTTAATGAGAAAATTCAAAAACACATCAGTAAGCATTTTAACTATCCCAAAGCAGCTATAGATGCTAATATTGAGGGTAGGGTAAGTTCTATGTTTATGATTTCTTCAGAGGGAACTATAGAGAACATAAAAATGCGCGGTCCTGATAAATTATTAGAAGATGAGGTAGAACGTATCATAAAAAGGTTGCCACAAATGACTCCGGGAAAGCAATCAGGGAAAGCAGTTAATGTACCTTTTTCAATTCCTGTAAATTTTAAGTTGCAATAA
- a CDS encoding BlaI/MecI/CopY family transcriptional regulator — MKQLTKAEEEVMIVLWDLQKCNVASIIEKLPEPKPAYNTVSTIVRILESKGFVDHEQLGKGYLYFPLVKKSDYSNQSINKLVDGYFQGSFKSMVSFFMKKNDMSLSELESVLNEIKKEKP; from the coding sequence ATGAAACAATTGACGAAAGCAGAAGAGGAAGTAATGATCGTATTGTGGGACTTGCAGAAATGTAACGTAGCATCGATCATTGAAAAATTACCGGAACCAAAACCCGCTTACAATACCGTTTCTACCATTGTAAGAATACTGGAGAGTAAGGGTTTTGTTGATCACGAACAACTGGGTAAAGGCTATTTGTATTTTCCTTTGGTTAAGAAATCGGACTATAGCAATCAGTCCATCAACAAATTGGTAGACGGCTATTTTCAAGGTTCTTTTAAAAGTATGGTGTCATTTTTTATGAAGAAGAATGATATGAGCCTGTCTGAATTGGAATCGGTATTGAATGAAATTAAAAAGGAAAAACCATGA
- a CDS encoding DUF456 domain-containing protein, translating into MDIFLLVLGFVLMLVGILGSFLPVLPGPPISWVGLLLLYSTSAIAMNWTFLGITLAIALIVFGLDYVIPAMGTKKFGGTKAGVIGTTIGLLVALFFPVLGPFGIIIWPFVGALVGELLNKADKKTATKAALGSFLGFLTGTFLKFMVAIVYLGLFISKAWEHSNALFPFFN; encoded by the coding sequence ATGGATATTTTTTTATTAGTTCTTGGGTTTGTTTTAATGCTCGTAGGCATTCTGGGCAGTTTTTTACCTGTACTACCAGGACCTCCAATTAGTTGGGTAGGTCTACTTTTACTCTACTCTACTAGCGCTATAGCCATGAACTGGACCTTCTTGGGCATTACCTTGGCGATTGCATTGATTGTTTTTGGGTTAGATTATGTAATACCAGCCATGGGCACCAAAAAATTTGGGGGTACTAAAGCCGGAGTTATTGGTACGACCATAGGTTTATTGGTTGCCTTATTTTTCCCAGTTCTAGGACCTTTTGGAATAATTATCTGGCCCTTTGTAGGTGCCTTGGTAGGAGAGCTATTAAATAAGGCGGATAAAAAAACCGCTACGAAAGCGGCTCTTGGTTCTTTTCTAGGTTTTTTAACGGGGACATTTTTGAAATTCATGGTCGCCATAGTTTATTTGGGACTCTTCATTTCAAAAGCATGGGAGCATAGTAATGCGTTGTTTCCTTTCTTCAACTAA
- a CDS encoding nitroreductase family protein, whose translation MILDIIKKRRSVFPVQYNGTPIKKADIEKVLEAANWAPNHKCTEPWRFKVIQGDAKDRLGAFLAKKYEELDPKPKTSKIKKLQENPKKAAAIIAICMQRDPKESLPEWEEIAAVAMAVQNMWLQCTEMGIGSYWSSPGLIKHMGEFLSLADGEKCLGFFYMGNFDGELSEGKRGSIKAKTEWITE comes from the coding sequence ATGATATTAGATATAATAAAGAAGAGACGATCGGTATTTCCGGTACAATATAATGGTACGCCCATTAAGAAAGCGGATATAGAGAAGGTTTTGGAAGCTGCAAACTGGGCGCCAAACCATAAATGTACAGAGCCTTGGCGATTTAAAGTCATTCAGGGTGATGCCAAGGACAGACTTGGGGCGTTTTTGGCAAAAAAGTATGAGGAGTTAGACCCAAAGCCAAAGACATCCAAGATTAAAAAGTTACAGGAGAACCCAAAAAAGGCAGCTGCTATTATTGCTATTTGCATGCAAAGAGATCCTAAAGAATCTTTACCTGAATGGGAAGAAATAGCAGCAGTTGCTATGGCTGTGCAGAATATGTGGTTGCAGTGCACGGAAATGGGCATTGGGTCCTATTGGTCCTCACCAGGGCTTATAAAACACATGGGCGAGTTTTTAAGTTTAGCCGATGGTGAAAAATGCTTAGGTTTCTTCTACATGGGCAATTTTGATGGAGAGTTAAGTGAGGGTAAACGGGGGTCTATTAAAGCAAAAACCGAGTGGATTACCGAGTAA
- a CDS encoding LysR family transcriptional regulator — MSNQIELRHLTYFLAVAQELHFRKAAEKLFISQPGLSRQIKQMEEILETQLFERNKKKVGLTPAGHYLKKEVEYIFSHMEKVERQLKLVGDGDSGELRIGFLGSAMQQVIPKMLLRIKDKYPKVKTSLEELSNFAQVDAVLKDKLDMGFVRVSRVPNTLEMKTVFTDTFSLVLPERYPMLTREFDGMNRFANEDFILFSQAYSPLYYDTIISICKDAGFAPKISHKSVHAHTIFKLVENHMGIAIVPTSLQNGFQMRVKFIELKEIPQRANLSVIWKKEHTNPVLKNCMELLLEG; from the coding sequence ATGAGTAATCAAATAGAATTGCGGCACCTAACGTATTTCTTAGCGGTAGCCCAAGAATTACACTTTAGAAAGGCCGCGGAAAAATTATTTATTTCCCAACCCGGTCTCAGCAGGCAAATAAAGCAAATGGAAGAAATTCTTGAGACCCAATTGTTTGAAAGAAACAAGAAAAAAGTGGGTTTAACACCTGCGGGGCACTATTTAAAAAAAGAGGTTGAATACATATTCAGTCACATGGAAAAAGTAGAGCGTCAGTTGAAATTGGTAGGAGATGGTGATAGTGGCGAGTTACGGATAGGTTTTTTGGGATCTGCTATGCAACAGGTAATTCCAAAAATGCTTTTACGGATAAAAGATAAATATCCTAAAGTAAAAACATCTTTAGAAGAGCTTTCTAATTTTGCCCAGGTAGATGCGGTTTTAAAGGATAAGTTAGATATGGGTTTTGTCCGTGTGAGTAGGGTGCCCAACACTTTGGAAATGAAAACGGTATTTACCGATACTTTTTCTCTGGTATTGCCAGAAAGATATCCTATGTTGACCAGGGAGTTTGATGGTATGAATCGATTTGCGAATGAAGATTTTATATTATTTAGTCAGGCTTATAGTCCGCTGTATTATGATACTATTATCAGTATATGTAAAGATGCGGGATTTGCTCCAAAAATTTCTCATAAATCGGTTCACGCGCATACCATATTTAAATTGGTAGAGAATCATATGGGCATAGCTATTGTGCCCACATCTTTACAAAATGGCTTTCAAATGCGGGTAAAGTTTATTGAGTTGAAGGAGATACCCCAAAGAGCTAATTTGTCCGTCATTTGGAAAAAGGAACATACCAATCCTGTTCTTAAGAATTGTATGGAGTTGCTATTGGAAGGATAA
- the hutH gene encoding histidine ammonia-lyase, with the protein MGKQTFKLGEDWLTAGKAMQIVNNEYAVTLSRTTEQKIADSWKIVQNIVDKGLPVYGINTGFGPLCTTKISKSETNILQTNILQSHSVGVGEPVDNDIAKLMLILKAQSLAKGYSGIAIETLNRIIWHIENNATPVVPSQGSVGASGDLAPLSHLFLPLIGLGKVQYQGEIISTASLFKKTGLAPIALGPKEGLALINGTQFIAAHAVKVVVQLHAILAQADVIGAMMIEGLQGSVKPFYNELHALRPFKGNVHVAKRVKKLLKGSEIMEAHVDCEKVQDPYSIRCIPQVHGASRTAWLHLKELLEVELNSVTDNPVIINEELTISGGNFHGQPLAMALDYACLAASEIGNISDRRIYLSLEGNSPGVPKLLMNDTGINSGYMILQYTTAALASENKGLCFPSSADSIPTSLGQEDHVSMGSIGGRKALQVIGNVEKILAIELLTAAQAFEFRKPLKSGIYLEEVHNAVRERVAFASKDRVFADDIEKGIAMIKDRTILNVIDRVQAEHNISLKTKHSEEFENY; encoded by the coding sequence ATGGGTAAACAGACCTTTAAATTAGGAGAAGATTGGCTTACGGCGGGCAAAGCCATGCAGATCGTAAACAATGAATACGCGGTAACACTTTCCAGAACTACAGAACAAAAAATAGCCGATAGCTGGAAAATAGTTCAAAACATTGTAGATAAAGGTCTTCCAGTTTACGGTATAAATACTGGCTTTGGCCCGCTCTGTACGACCAAAATATCAAAGTCCGAAACCAATATTCTACAGACCAACATACTTCAAAGTCATAGCGTTGGTGTTGGTGAACCCGTAGACAATGACATCGCTAAACTAATGCTGATCCTTAAAGCCCAGTCACTGGCCAAGGGATATTCGGGCATAGCCATTGAAACCTTAAACCGTATAATCTGGCACATTGAAAACAATGCCACACCTGTGGTCCCCTCCCAAGGATCTGTTGGTGCTTCTGGGGATCTAGCTCCGTTATCCCATTTATTTTTACCATTAATTGGTTTAGGTAAAGTGCAATACCAAGGTGAAATAATTTCAACAGCATCACTTTTCAAAAAAACAGGGTTAGCCCCTATTGCCTTAGGACCAAAAGAAGGGTTGGCACTTATAAACGGTACTCAATTTATAGCGGCACATGCCGTAAAAGTGGTAGTACAATTACATGCTATTTTAGCTCAGGCAGATGTTATTGGCGCTATGATGATAGAAGGTCTACAAGGGTCAGTAAAACCATTTTACAATGAACTACATGCGCTACGCCCATTTAAAGGAAATGTTCATGTTGCAAAAAGAGTTAAAAAATTACTGAAGGGTTCAGAAATTATGGAAGCCCATGTAGATTGCGAAAAAGTACAAGACCCCTACTCTATTCGCTGTATACCACAAGTTCACGGTGCCTCAAGAACAGCATGGTTACATCTAAAAGAATTATTGGAAGTAGAATTAAATTCGGTTACGGACAACCCTGTTATCATCAATGAAGAATTGACCATAAGCGGTGGTAATTTTCATGGTCAGCCTCTAGCAATGGCATTGGATTATGCATGTTTGGCCGCATCGGAAATCGGTAATATTTCAGACCGTCGAATTTATCTTTCACTGGAAGGAAATAGTCCCGGTGTACCCAAATTGCTCATGAACGATACAGGTATCAATTCCGGATATATGATCTTACAATACACCACTGCGGCTTTGGCAAGTGAAAACAAAGGACTATGTTTTCCGTCGAGCGCGGATAGTATTCCTACTTCACTTGGTCAAGAAGACCATGTTAGTATGGGCTCCATTGGCGGTAGAAAAGCATTGCAGGTAATTGGCAATGTTGAAAAAATATTGGCTATTGAGTTGTTGACAGCCGCCCAAGCTTTTGAATTTAGAAAACCATTGAAATCGGGTATTTATTTAGAAGAGGTTCATAATGCCGTTCGTGAGCGTGTTGCCTTTGCCAGTAAAGACCGTGTATTTGCAGATGATATTGAAAAGGGTATTGCAATGATCAAGGATCGGACAATACTAAACGTTATAGACCGCGTACAAGCAGAACATAACATATCTTTAAAAACAAAACACTCAGAAGAGTTCGAAAATTACTAG